Genomic DNA from Campylobacter concisus:
AGTGCTTAAAAGATATAACGCTATCCCAGTTGATGAGAGTAACGCTCATGGGCTTTATAATATCGTATCTCGCCTCACACAAAAGGCAAATTTGCCTATGCCAAAAATTTACATCATCCCAGAAGAAGTACCAAATGCCTTTGCCACAGGCCGTAACCCAAGCCACGCAGCTGTCGCGGTCACCGAGGGACTTTTAAAAATTTTAAATGAAAACGAGATCGAAGGCGTGCTAGCTCACGAGCTAAGCCACGTAAGGCACTACGACATCCTAACTGGCTCAATCGCTGCCATACTAGCTGGTGCTATCGCGATGCTTGCAAATTTTGCTAAGATTGGTGGTATTGCTGGGCAAAGCAGCGGTTCAAGAAGAGGTGGCGGTAATGCCATCGTTATGCTAGCACTTGCTATACTCATGCCAATAGCTGCCACAATCATACAAATGGCGATCTCAAGGGAGCGCGAGTATAAGGCAGACAAGGGCGCAGCTTATCTAACAGGACATCCAGAGTGGCTTGCAAGTGCTTTAAGAAAGCTTGAGAGCTACTCAAATTCTTACATCATGCAAAATGCAAGCGAACAAAGTGCTCATATGTTTATCGTAAATCCATTTGGCTCGCTAACTAACAAGCTTGGCGTACTTTTTAGAACGCATCCAAGCACTAGCGACAGGATCGCTGAGCTTGAAAAACTTGAGCAAGAGATAAAAAGAGGCATGTAGAAAATTTAGTTCTAGTAAAATTTGGGCTAAATTTCTTCTTTTTACCATCTTTTTTGGCTTTAAATTTATAAATTTACAAAAATTTTAAATTTCATGAGTGAGTAATTTAGGCTCTGATTTTAGTGGCAAACTTTTCGAAGCTTAAAATCAGTAGTCGATTCTTATGAGTAAATGGAATTTTAAATTTTGCAAAAAGATCAAAATTTTATAATCAAAACTGAATTGTAGCCCCAAATTTCACTGCAATTTCTTGCAGTCACGATCTTCTATAGTGTACTCAAAAATCAGCTCACCATTTTCTGAATAGAAAAGCTCATCCAAGGTAACACCGATATTTAGCATATTTAAGGTTTCTTTATCTTTGCAAGCAGTTCGTAAATTTTCCTTTTTGATAGCTTCGATAAATTTTAAAAGCTCTTTCTCCTCAAGCCTTTTGATCTCTTGCTTTCTTGCGTGTTTGACAGCATATCTATAAATGAGCGTATCGCCGACATTTAAGATATCATTAAGTGTCAGTGTTGGCGTACAGACAAATGGGAGCTTTTTTTTGTAGTAAGTTGCGTGATTTTTCGCTGCCATATCTGGCGTAAGAGCCAGGGCAAGCGAGTAAAAAAACATTAAAAAAAGGACTATTCGCAACTGCTTTTATCCAAATTTATATCAAAAAAATGCCTACCCTCAAAGCCGTAACTACCACTTAGAGTGATGCCACGATTTAGCACAGCTCTAGCCATACCTGAGTTACAAAGCACATCTTTTCCATTTTTATAAAACTCATCTTTTAAAGCTAAAATTTGAGCTTTGTTGTAGCCTTTTATTTTCTTTGTCTTAGTCTCGTTTAAAACAAACTCGCCATGTATGTTTAGCCCGCTGCTACTCACATCTTTTAGCGTGATCATCTCATCGACCCTGCTTGGTAAATTTGGCTTTGCAGTTTGGACGACAAAGGCTGGGATCTGCTTAGTGTCAAGCTGATTTAGTATCTGCTCATAAATTTTAAACTCACTCTCTTGCACACCAAAAGCAAGGCTAGCAAAAGCTAATAAAACGATCTTTTTCACATATTGCCTTTATATAAATTTTCTAGTGATGTTTGGCGAGAGCTTTACTAAAATATCATAACTTATCGTATCAAAAAATTTCGCCCAAATATTTGCATCCTCAAAGACACAGACCAACTCGCCGCTATCTTTACAGCTAAAGCTATCCATAGAAATTTTGCCTAGTATTGGCTCGTTATTGGCAAGTCT
This window encodes:
- a CDS encoding flagellar protein FlaH: MRIVLFLMFFYSLALALTPDMAAKNHATYYKKKLPFVCTPTLTLNDILNVGDTLIYRYAVKHARKQEIKRLEEKELLKFIEAIKKENLRTACKDKETLNMLNIGVTLDELFYSENGELIFEYTIEDRDCKKLQ
- a CDS encoding peptide deformylase — encoded protein: MKKIVLLAFASLAFGVQESEFKIYEQILNQLDTKQIPAFVVQTAKPNLPSRVDEMITLKDVSSSGLNIHGEFVLNETKTKKIKGYNKAQILALKDEFYKNGKDVLCNSGMARAVLNRGITLSGSYGFEGRHFFDINLDKSSCE
- the htpX gene encoding zinc metalloprotease HtpX; amino-acid sequence: MEIFKTAFLMVTLMLIFIAVGGYIGGEHGMMIAFLIATGTNIFSYFFSDTIVLKRYNAIPVDESNAHGLYNIVSRLTQKANLPMPKIYIIPEEVPNAFATGRNPSHAAVAVTEGLLKILNENEIEGVLAHELSHVRHYDILTGSIAAILAGAIAMLANFAKIGGIAGQSSGSRRGGGNAIVMLALAILMPIAATIIQMAISREREYKADKGAAYLTGHPEWLASALRKLESYSNSYIMQNASEQSAHMFIVNPFGSLTNKLGVLFRTHPSTSDRIAELEKLEQEIKRGM